The Arcobacter roscoffensis genome segment AGTATTTGAGTTTTGGAAAGCTTTAGAATATAAGGCTTTTTTATTTACTATTGATTTTGCTTTAAATACAGCTTTTGCTTTATCTTTTAGTGAGTGTTTATAGTTTATATCACTAGTTGAACTTTCATTATTATGAATAGTTTTGATTAGATTTGCTGTATTTGAACTATCTTTTGATTTTACTAAACCATTTAAGTTATACTCAATATTTTTATTATCAATACTATTTTCGTAACTATTTACAATTAATCCAGTACCTAATTCAAAATTTGAAACCTTACATTTTGAGTTATCTTCTTGTTTAAAGATTGCATTATATAAAAATGTGTTTTCTTCATTTATATCTTGAACTTTTGCATACTCAAAATCTGTATCTTCTTCTATATGAAACTCTCTATTTACACTATAAGCACTATTTTTTGATGTATTTGTAAATACTTCAATAAGTGATGCTTTTGCACCTTTTTTTACTTCTACTTTTATAGAGTTTGTATAAAAAGTTTCATCATCTTTGATTTTATGAACTAAACAAATAGGTTCTGGAATATTTGAGTTAATACTTAAAACTATTTGTTTTTTCTCAAAGTTTTTAGTGATTTCAAATAGTGGATTTTCATAATTATTTGTATCTTCTATTGAATCTAATCCAACTATATCTAGTTCATAACTTTTAACATTTTTAAAATCATATGAAAAAAGAGCTTGTAAATCTACTTTTCTAAACTCTTCATCATATTTTGAAGGAAGATTAATATTTTCTAAATCACTTATTCTCATCTTTTATTCCTATTCCCTCAAAACCTTTTTCATCAAGTTCTAAGGCTAGATTATAATCTCCAGTTTTTACAATTTTTCCATCATTTAAAATATGTACATAATCAGGTTTGATTAACTCTAAAAGTCTATCATAGTGAGTAATCATAAGAACTGATTTTTTTCCATCTAACATACCATTTATTACATTTGCAACTGTTTTTATAGCATCCACATCTAAACCTGAATCTATTTCATCAAGCATTATTAAATCAGGGTTTAATAATAGCAGTTGAATTAGTTCATTTCTTTTTTTCTCACCACCACTAAAACCATCATTTAAATCTCTTTGTAAAAGTTTTTTATCAAGATTATATTTTGCAGTTTCTTCTTTTACATGTTTTAAAAACTCCATTGCATCGATCTCTTTTTCACCTGCATAGGCTTTTTTTTCATTGATTGCAGTTTTTAAAAAGTAGCTATTATTAACACCTGGAACTTCAACAGGGTTTTGGAAACTCATAAAAATACCTTCATTAGCTCGCTCGCTAACTTCTAAATCAAGTAGGTCTTTTTTCTTATAAGTTATTGTTCCACCTGTAACCTCACAGTCATAGTGGGCACTTAAAGTTTTCACAAGTGTAGATTTTCCTGCTCCATTTACACCCATAAGTGCATGGATTTCCCCTTCTTTGATTTCTAAATCAAGACCTTTTAAAATCTCTTTTTCATTTATATTTACTTTTAAATCTTTTATACTTAACATTATATATTTCCTTAAAATGTTTTTTCTTTTATTTTTAGGTCTTGGATATCTTATCCAACACTTCCCTCAAGTGATATATTTAACAGCTCTTTAGCTTCTGCTGCAAACTCCATTGGTAATTCTTTTAATACTTCTTTACAGAAACCATTAACTATCATAGATACTGCATTTTCAGGGTTAATACCTCTTTGTTCTATATAGAATAGTTGCTCATCTGAAATTTTTGAAGTTGTTGCTTCATGCTCAATTTTTGCAGTCATATTTTTAACTTCATGGTATGGATATGTATGCGCATTACAGGCATTTCCAATAAGAAGTGAATCACATTCAGAGATATTTCTTGCATTATGGGCATTTTTACCAACTCTTACTAATCCTCTATAGGCATTTATTCCTTGCATTGCAGAAATACCTTTTGAGATAATAGTTGATTTAGTATTTTTACCTAAATGTATCATTTTTGTACCAGTATCAGCTTGTTGGGCTTTTGATGAAATAGCTACTGAGTAAAACTCACCAACACTATTATCACCTTTTAGAACACATGAAGGATATTTCCATGTTAAACTTGAACCTGTTTCAACTTGTGTCCAAGAGATTTTTGAGTTATCACCCTTACATAAACCTCTTTTAGTAACAAAGTTTAAAATACCACCTTTACCTTGTTCATCACCTGGGTACCAGTTTTGAATAGTCGAATATTTTATTTGTGCATTATCTAAAGTAACTAATTCAACAACTGCTGCGTGAAGTTGTCTCTCATCTCTTGTAGGAGCTGAACATCCTTCATTGTATGATACATAACTTCCCTCATCACAGATGATTAAAGTTCTCTCAAACTGACCTGTATCTAAGGCATTTATTCTAAAGTAAGTTGATAACTCCATTGGACATCTAGTGTTTGGTGGAATATATACAAAACTTCCATCTGTAAATACAGCAGAGTTTAAACAGGTAAAAAAGTTATCACCAACAGGAACGACAGAAGCTAAGTATTGTTTTAAAAGTTCTGGATATTTATTTGCAGCTTCTGAAATAGAACAGAAAATAATTCCTAACTCTTCTAATTCTTCTTGATAAGTTGTCTTAACTGATACTGAATCAAATACAGCATCAACTGCAACACCTGCTAATTGCTTTTGTTCCTCTAAAGGAATACCTAACTTTTCATATGTTTTTAAAATCTCAGGATCAACTTCATCAAGTGAACCTAAAGGTTTTTTTGGTGCAGAATAGTATGCAATGTCTTGATAATCTATTGTAGGATATTTTAAATTCGCCCAATCAGGCTCTTCCATACTCTTCCACTTTTCATAAGCTTTTAATCTAAAATCTAAAAGCCATTGGGGTTCATCTTTTTTTGCTGAAATTGCTTTAATAACATCTTCATTTAAACCCTTAGGAAATGTATCACTTTCTACTAAAGTTTCAAATCCTAATTTATAATCACTATTAATAACATCATGTATCTGTTGATTTTGACTCATAACAGACTCCAATTTTTTTAAATTTTTAAATAGGACAAATATTGTCTTATTTGAAGAATAACAGTAAAATAATTAAAGAGAACTTAAATAGGACAAAAAAAGTCCTATTTAAAATATTTGCTACTTTTTTTCTATTTTATATTATATTCTAATCTCTTAGTATAGTACGAAATAGGGTAAGTTAACATTAAATAACCAATGGCAAGAGGAATATAACTCTCTAAAGTTGAGTATGTTATTGCATCAACTTCTTGGGCATTCATAGTAAATTCTGAAATAGCAATAATAGATAATAAAGATGAGTCTTTAATAATAGAAGCAAATTGACCAGTAAGTGCAGGAAGCATTCCTTTAAAAGCTTGAGGAAAGATTATATATCTATACATTTGATAGTTAGACATTCCTAAACTTAAACTTGTTTCAAATTGCTCTTTTTCAATAGATTGCAGGGCAGCTCTTATAATCTCACATACATAAGCACCTGAGAAAATAGCAAGTATAAAAGTTCCTACTATATATCTGTTTTCAAAACCTAAGTTATTTGCAAATACATAAAAGAAAATTAGTATTTGTACTAAAAGAGGTGTACCTCTAATGATCTCTATGTAAAATCTTGCAAAAAATCTTAAAATTATAAGTTTTGAATTTTGCGCATATGCAAAAAATAGACCTATTATAAAACTTAATATCAATGCAAAAAATGAGATTATTATAGTCATTATAAAACCATTGATAAATTTTTGTTTGTATTCATATACTTGTGGCCAGTTAAAGTCATAAGATATATTTGCAAACATTAAATATACAGGAGTTATTATAATAAGTGTTAAAAATAGTAAATTAAAAAGATAAACCACCTTTGAAAGTGGTTTATCATTTTTATAGCTTAGTTCATTAATAAAAAAGTCTTGAATTTTGATAGGACAGTCCTAGAAAAAGAATGGAATATCAAGCTCATCAAAAGTAGCTTTTGCTTCTTTTAAGTGCTTATTTGCAAACTTATCAAATGTTCCATTTGCTTTTGCTTCTTTAATAAACTCATCAACTTTTGTTTTTAAAGGATCATCTTTTCTTAAAGCAACACCCCAGTATTCAAAATCTTTTTGAAAAGGTTTTAAAAGTGCAACTGTTGTATCTTTATGTTGAACATAGTTTTTATAAATAGTTAATTGATCATATAAGAAACCATCTGCTTTACCTTGAACTACTTCTAATACACAAGCATTTTCTTTATCAAATACTAAAATTTCTGCATTTTTAAGATTTTTTGTTGCATAAACATGTCCAGTTGAACCTTTTTTTACTGCAATCTTTTTACCTGAAACATTTAATTCATCAATTGAAGTAACACCAGATTCTTTATTTGCTAAGATAGCTAAAGATGATTGAGCATAAGGAGTTGAAAAATCAATTGATTTTTTTCTCTCTTCTGTTATAGTCATTGATGAGATAATTAAATCAATCTTTCCAGTTTTAAGTGATGGAATTAATCCTGCCCATGCAGTATTTTCAATAACAACTTCTCTTCCTAAATGTTCACCTAGTTTTCTAGCAAAGTCAACTGATACACCTTGTGGATTACCATCAATATCACTCATTTCAAAAGGAGGGTAAGCAAGTTCCATACCAACTTTTAAAACTTCTTTTTTTGTTTCTTTTATTTCTTCATTGTTTTGTGTTTTATTATCACAAGCTGTAAATAATACAGCAGTAAATAGTGTAATAAGTAGTAATATTTTATTTTTCATATTTTTCCTTGGATAATTTTTTTTTAATTATCTCTACTCTTTACTTAACATTTCTTTATTTGTATTTGTAGAATTTATCAATATTACAATATAATACACGCGAAATTTAAGAAAAAGAAATTGAAAATATAGTATTTATTACAGTTTTTTGTTACAAAATGGAATAAAATTTATTGATGCTCATTAATTAAGACAAATTTTATCCTATTTAGAATAGAATACAAAAAATCAAAAAGAAATATAAATAATAATTATAATTTAAGATTGATAGTTATTATCATAAAGAATAGGAAATAAAATAATGATGGAAGTTTATTTAGACAATAATGCAACAACTATGGTTGACCCAAAAGTTTTTGAAGAGATGAAGCCATTTTTCATTGAAAAATATGGTAACCCAAACTCTTTACATAGGTTTGGAGCAGGAACACATCCTAAAATGCTTGAAGCATTAAATTACTTATATGAAGGTATTAACGCAGCTGATGAAGATGATATTGTAATTACTGCTAATGCAACAGAAAGTATTAATTCAGTTATCAAAGGTATCTGGGTTGACAAAATCTTAAATGGTGATAAAAAACATATCATTACTTCAGAAGTAGAACATCCAGCTGTAACTGCTGCATGTAAATTTTTAGAGTCACAAGGTGTTGCAGTAACTTATTTACCTGTAAATGAACAAGGTGTTTTAGAAGCAAGTGCTGTTAAAGAATACATCAAAGAAGATACAGCGTTAGTTTCTATAATGTGGGCAAACAATGAAACAGGTAAAATTTTCCCTATTAAAGAAATTGGTCAAATTTGTAAAGCAGCTGGTGTTCCTTTCCACACAGATGCAACACAAGCAATAGGAAAAGTAAAAGTAGATGTTCAAGATACAAATGTTGATTACTTAACTTTCTCTGCTCATAAGTTTCATGGACCAAAAGGTGTTGGTGGAACTTATATTAGAAAAGGTTATACATTAACTCCATTATTACATGGTGGTGAACAAATGGGTGGATTAAGAGCTGGAACTGTAGATGTTGCATCTATGGTTGGTATGGGACTTGCTATGAAACTTGCAACTTCTCCTATTGCTTTAGCTCATGAAGAAGGTCACATCAAAAGATTAAGAGATAAGTTAGAAAATGCTATTTTAGAAATTCCAGAAACTATTGTTATTGGTGGAAAAGAAAATAGAACTCCAAATACAACTTTAATATCAATTAGAGGTGTTGAGGGTGAATCAATGTTATGGGATTTAAATCAAAATGGTGTAGGTGCTTCAACAGGAAGTGCTTGTGCAAGTGAAGATTTAGAAGCAAACCCAGTTATGAATGCTTTTGGATCTGATAGTGAATTAGCTCATACAGGTGTTAGATTATCTTTAAGTAGATTTAATACAGAAGAGCAAATTGATTATGCAATCAATGTTATTAAAAACGCAGTTGAGAGATTAAGAGGACTATCGAGTTCTTATGCTTATGCACCTGAATCTCACAAATCAGCTTTATAATAAATACAAATAAATATAAATAAGAATAAAAAAAGGATAATACATGGCTAAAAATGATTTAATTAGCGGTTCAATTTGGGATGAGTACTCAAACGAAGTAGTAAATAGAATGAATAATCCACAACATCAAGGTGAGATTACAGAAGAGAGAGCGAAAGAGTTAAATGCAAAATTAATTATTGCTGATTTTGGAGCTGAATCATGTGGTGACGCAGTAAGATTATACTGGGCAGTTGATGAGTCAAATGATAAAATTTTAGAATCAAAATTCAAATCTTTTGGTTGTGGTACTGCAATTGCATCTTCTGATGTTATGGCTGAATTATGTGTTGGAAAAACTGTAGATGAAGCTGTAAAGATTACAAATATTGATGTTGAACATGCACTAAGAGATAATCCAGATACTCCTGCTGTTCCACCTCAAAAAATGCACTGTTCTGTAATGGCTTATGATGTTATCAAAAAAGCTGCTGGAGAGTACAAAGGTGTAGATATGGAATCTTTTGAGGAAGAGGAAATTATCTGTGAATGTGCAAGAGTTACTTTAGCTACTATCAAAGAAGTTATTAAATTAAATAATTTAAAAACTGTTGAAGAAATTACAGATTATACAAAAGCAGGAGCTTTCTGTAAATCATGTATTAAGCCTGGTGGACATGAAGAAAAAGATATTTACTTAGTAGATATTTTAAAAGATACTAGAGCTTCTATGGAAGAAGAACAATTAAAATCTGCTGCTGATGCAAGCCAAGCTGGATCTTTATCATTTGATAAAATGACTTTAGTTCAAAGAATTAAAGCTATTGATTCATTATTAGATGATGAAATTAGACCAATGTTAGCAATGGACGGTGGTAATATGGAAATTATTGATATTAAAGAAAACTTACCTCACTATGACTTATACATTAGATACTTAGGTTCATGTTCAGGATGTGCTTCTGGAAGTACTGGAACATTATATGCAATTGAATCTGTATTACAACAAAAGATTGATGAAAACTTAAGAGTTTTACCAATCTAATTTTTATATATTCAAACAATTATTTAAAAGGTCTATGTTTTCACATAGGCCTTTTTTTATGTACTTAATCTTATAATGTTATAATATATTTAAATAAAAAGGAGTATATTATGACAGCTCAAGATAAAGAATTAGAACAATTACACGATACTATTATTGATGATGTTGAATCTTTGGTTTCAAAGTATATGTCTATTGTTGGATGGGATGTTCCAGAAAATGATGAAGATGAAGCACAAAGAAAAATATTAAATATTGTAAAAGAAGCAATTAAAGATATAGAAAACAAAAACTCATAATATCACTTATGTTATAATACGCCAAAACAAGCTTATTATAATATAGGGATATAAATGTCAAATCAAAATAATCAAATATTAAAAAATACTAATGCTCAAATTTTAGATGAATTTAACGCGTCTATTATGTTTGATAAAGAGTTGTACTCTCAAGATATAAAAGGAAGTATCGCTCACTCACAAATGCTTTGGGAGCAAGGAGTTCTTACAAAAGAAGAACAAGAAGCTATTGAAAATGGTTTACTTCAAGTAAAAGAAGAAATAGAATCAGGTAAATTTGAATTTACATTAGCTACAGAAGATATTCATATGGCAGTTGAGTCAAGACTTACAGAAATCATAGGTGAGCCTGGTAAAAAACTTCATACAGCTAGAAGTAGAAACGACCAAGTTGCAACAGACTTTAGACTTTATGTACAAGAAAAATCTTTAAGTATTAAAGATCAATTAAAACAATTAGTTGAAGTTTTTGTAGATGTAGCTTCAAAACATACTGAAACATTAATTCCTGGAATGACTCACTTACAACACGCACAACCTTTAAACTTTGCTTATCATATGTTAGCGTATGCAAATATGTTTAAAAGAGATTTAGAGAGATTTGAAAGCTCGTATGAGAGAAATAATTATTCACCACTTGGAAGTGCAGCACTTGCTGGAACTCCTCATAATATAGATAGAAATTCAACTTGCCAAAAACTTGGTTTTACTGCACCTACAGCTCATGCTATGGATACTGTATCAGATAGAGATTTTGCACTAGAAATTTTATTTAATATTTCAACTTCTATGATGCATATTAGTAGAATCTCAGAAGAGTTAATTACTTGGTCTTCTTATGAATTCCAATTTGTAAGAATGTCAGATGAGTATGCTACAACTTCATCTATTATGCCTCAAAAGAAAAACCCTGATGTACCTGAATTATTAAGAGGTAAAACAGGAAGAGTTTATGGAAACTTAATCTCACTTCTTACAGTAATGAAAGGTTTACCATTAGCATATAATAAAGATACTCAAGAAGATAAAGAGGGTGTTTTTGATTCTGTTAAAACTATAGAAATCTCACTTAAAATTTTAACAGAAGTTATTAAAACTATGATTGTAAATGTAGATAAAATGGAAAATGCTTGTAAAATAGGTCACTTAAGTGCTACGGATTTAGCTGATTATTTAGTACAAAAACAAAATATGGCATTTAGAACAGCTTATTATATTACAAAAGATGTGGTTGCTCAAGCTAATTCTTTAAATAAAGATATTAGTGAATTAACAATTGATGAGATTAGAAGCTCAAATGATGAATTAAAAGATATTAGTGAAGAAATAGTAATGTATTTAGATTTAAGAAACTCTATGAATGCTAGAACTTCATTAGGTGGAACATCAACAAAACAAACTGTTTATCAAATAGAAGAGTTTAAAAAGTGGTTAGCTTCTAAGTAAGAAGCTAACTAAAATATAGAATAAAAAGCAATGAGTTTTAACTTATTGCTTTTTTTATAAGAATCTTTTTGTCATATCGTAAAGTGATTGAATATCAGTTTTACCAACAAATCCATCAACACCAATTTGATTCATTTTTCCTCTTACCGCATCAGTTGTCATTGAAGAGTTTACAATAACAGGAATATGTTCATATTTACTATTATTTTTAATAAATGAAGCAACTTGGAAACCATCAGTCCCAGGCATTTCAATATCAGTAATAACCATACCAATATCTTTAGGCTCTAATTCTTCAATTCTTTTTAAAAGCTGTGTACCATCTGTGTATACTTCAAATCTCACACCTGTTCTTTTAAAGAATTTATTTAAAACTTCTCTTGCTACACCTGAATCTTCAGCTGCTAAGATAAGTTTTGAGCCATCAAGTTTATCTTCAACATATTTTCTAACATCATCTTCACCATCATCAGTCCAACCCACATCTCTTAATAGTTGTTCGGCATTAAATACTGTACATAGTTCATCATTATTATCAACTTTTACGTAAGTTGTGTAAGTGATTCTTGCATTAGTTTCTTCTGAGTGTCTTAATTGATCAGTAGTTTTTTCTACAATATCAAGCATATCTTTTACTAAGAAACCAATTTTTTTATGATTAAACTCACAATAGATAATAAGTTTATATTCACTTATATCTAAAGCAGGAAGGCCTAACCATACATCAAGGTTGATTAATGTTACAGGTTCACCTCTAATAGTGGCAATACCCGCAATTACATCACTCTCTTTTGGTGTATCATTAATAGTAACTTCATCTCTGATTATGAAAGCTTTTACTTTTGCTATATTAATTGCATAAATATTATTATGACCAGTGTAAAAAACAGCTAATTGTTGAACGTTTCGTAAATGACCTTGAGTCATTTGCTCAACACTACCACTAATACCACTCATGAGAATCCTTTATTTGTTATACTAATATTATATATCTTTTATTCTTTAAGTAACTTTAAGTTATTTTTCCATTTTTCTTAGAATCTTTTGCATTGCAACCGATGCCATCATTAGACCAAAAGAACCTGTTACTCCCTCAAAGCTTCCTTTTTCTATACAGTTTGGGTTTTCTGATGAAAATATTACTTTAAATTTTCTTTTAAAGCCTTCTTTCTTAAGTTGTGTTCTTATTTTCTTAATAAATGGGTCATTGTATGTGTCCCATATAGATTTAAATTCAATTTTACTTGGATCTATTCTTTTAGCACCACCACTTGTAGTAATTACTTTTGTGTAGTATCTTTTGATAAGATGAACTTTTGGTGTTACATCATCAATTGCATCTAATATATAATCATATTGTGAAAAATCAAAATTGTCAATCCACTCAGGAGTAACTTTTGCATGAATTGCTGTAACTTCTGGATATTTTTCTTTTAAAGCATCTACTTTAACTCTACCAATGTTTCCATGGCTTCCCATTTGTCTATTCATATTTGATTCTTCATAAGTATCAAAATCAACTATTGTAATGTTTTTTATCCCTGTATTGTAAAGTGCATCTAAAGCAAAGCTTCCCACTCCACCAACACCTAAAAGTATAAGGTTTACATCTTTAAATTTGTCAAATTTATCTTGACCAAAAAGTTTTATAGTTCTATCATACTGCATATAATCTACTCTTTTAAAATTTTTGGGTATTATATCATAAATTAATTTATTGGAGATGTTGATGGAAAAAGAACCTATGACAAATGCAGGATATGCAAAAATTACAGGGGAATTAGACTTTTTAAAATCTAAAGAAAGACCTCATACTGTAATTGAATTAGATGAAGCAAGACAACTTGGTGATCTAAAAGAAAATGCAGAATATCATGCAGCTAAAGATAAACTAGCACTAATTGATGCTCAAATTGCTGAATTAGGTGCAGTTATTTCAAAGGCAGTGATTATTGATCCTTCAACACTTCCTCATGATAGAATAAGTTTTGGATCAACTGTAAAATTAGTTGATACTGCAACAGATGAAGAGTTTACATATGCAATTGTAGGTGGAGTTGAGTCAAGTGCTGAAAAAGGTCTTATCTCATTTAATTCTCCTTTAGCAAAACAGCTTTTAGGTAAAGAAGAGGGTGATGAAGTTACTGCTACTTTACCAGGAACTACAAGAACTTTTGAAATTTTAGAAGTATTTTACAAGGAGTTTAGTTTATAATGAATGTAGCAATTATTGGAGCTAGTGGTTACACTGGTTTAGAATTAGTAAAAATTTTAATCAATCATCCTAAATTTAACATCACATATATTGCAAACTCTACAGGAGAGCAAAATGTACAAGACTTACATCCTTGTTTAAAAGATGTAATTGATATTGAAGTGAGTAAAGCTGATGCTAAAGAAGTTTCAAAAGTTGCTGATTTAGCTTTTTTAGCATTACCTCACAAAACTTCTATGTTTTTCGCAAAAGAACTTTTAGAATTAGGTGTAAAAGTAG includes the following:
- a CDS encoding chemotaxis protein CheV, yielding MSGISGSVEQMTQGHLRNVQQLAVFYTGHNNIYAINIAKVKAFIIRDEVTINDTPKESDVIAGIATIRGEPVTLINLDVWLGLPALDISEYKLIIYCEFNHKKIGFLVKDMLDIVEKTTDQLRHSEETNARITYTTYVKVDNNDELCTVFNAEQLLRDVGWTDDGEDDVRKYVEDKLDGSKLILAAEDSGVAREVLNKFFKRTGVRFEVYTDGTQLLKRIEELEPKDIGMVITDIEMPGTDGFQVASFIKNNSKYEHIPVIVNSSMTTDAVRGKMNQIGVDGFVGKTDIQSLYDMTKRFL
- the sufC gene encoding Fe-S cluster assembly ATPase SufC; its protein translation is MLSIKDLKVNINEKEILKGLDLEIKEGEIHALMGVNGAGKSTLVKTLSAHYDCEVTGGTITYKKKDLLDLEVSERANEGIFMSFQNPVEVPGVNNSYFLKTAINEKKAYAGEKEIDAMEFLKHVKEETAKYNLDKKLLQRDLNDGFSGGEKKRNELIQLLLLNPDLIMLDEIDSGLDVDAIKTVANVINGMLDGKKSVLMITHYDRLLELIKPDYVHILNDGKIVKTGDYNLALELDEKGFEGIGIKDENK
- a CDS encoding tRNA threonylcarbamoyladenosine dehydratase; amino-acid sequence: MQYDRTIKLFGQDKFDKFKDVNLILLGVGGVGSFALDALYNTGIKNITIVDFDTYEESNMNRQMGSHGNIGRVKVDALKEKYPEVTAIHAKVTPEWIDNFDFSQYDYILDAIDDVTPKVHLIKRYYTKVITTSGGAKRIDPSKIEFKSIWDTYNDPFIKKIRTQLKKEGFKRKFKVIFSSENPNCIEKGSFEGVTGSFGLMMASVAMQKILRKMEK
- a CDS encoding amino acid ABC transporter permease, producing the protein MFANISYDFNWPQVYEYKQKFINGFIMTIIISFFALILSFIIGLFFAYAQNSKLIILRFFARFYIEIIRGTPLLVQILIFFYVFANNLGFENRYIVGTFILAIFSGAYVCEIIRAALQSIEKEQFETSLSLGMSNYQMYRYIIFPQAFKGMLPALTGQFASIIKDSSLLSIIAISEFTMNAQEVDAITYSTLESYIPLAIGYLMLTYPISYYTKRLEYNIK
- a CDS encoding NifS family cysteine desulfurase codes for the protein MEVYLDNNATTMVDPKVFEEMKPFFIEKYGNPNSLHRFGAGTHPKMLEALNYLYEGINAADEDDIVITANATESINSVIKGIWVDKILNGDKKHIITSEVEHPAVTAACKFLESQGVAVTYLPVNEQGVLEASAVKEYIKEDTALVSIMWANNETGKIFPIKEIGQICKAAGVPFHTDATQAIGKVKVDVQDTNVDYLTFSAHKFHGPKGVGGTYIRKGYTLTPLLHGGEQMGGLRAGTVDVASMVGMGLAMKLATSPIALAHEEGHIKRLRDKLENAILEIPETIVIGGKENRTPNTTLISIRGVEGESMLWDLNQNGVGASTGSACASEDLEANPVMNAFGSDSELAHTGVRLSLSRFNTEEQIDYAINVIKNAVERLRGLSSSYAYAPESHKSAL
- a CDS encoding transporter substrate-binding domain-containing protein, with the protein product MKNKILLLITLFTAVLFTACDNKTQNNEEIKETKKEVLKVGMELAYPPFEMSDIDGNPQGVSVDFARKLGEHLGREVVIENTAWAGLIPSLKTGKIDLIISSMTITEERKKSIDFSTPYAQSSLAILANKESGVTSIDELNVSGKKIAVKKGSTGHVYATKNLKNAEILVFDKENACVLEVVQGKADGFLYDQLTIYKNYVQHKDTTVALLKPFQKDFEYWGVALRKDDPLKTKVDEFIKEAKANGTFDKFANKHLKEAKATFDELDIPFFF
- the sufB gene encoding Fe-S cluster assembly protein SufB gives rise to the protein MSQNQQIHDVINSDYKLGFETLVESDTFPKGLNEDVIKAISAKKDEPQWLLDFRLKAYEKWKSMEEPDWANLKYPTIDYQDIAYYSAPKKPLGSLDEVDPEILKTYEKLGIPLEEQKQLAGVAVDAVFDSVSVKTTYQEELEELGIIFCSISEAANKYPELLKQYLASVVPVGDNFFTCLNSAVFTDGSFVYIPPNTRCPMELSTYFRINALDTGQFERTLIICDEGSYVSYNEGCSAPTRDERQLHAAVVELVTLDNAQIKYSTIQNWYPGDEQGKGGILNFVTKRGLCKGDNSKISWTQVETGSSLTWKYPSCVLKGDNSVGEFYSVAISSKAQQADTGTKMIHLGKNTKSTIISKGISAMQGINAYRGLVRVGKNAHNARNISECDSLLIGNACNAHTYPYHEVKNMTAKIEHEATTSKISDEQLFYIEQRGINPENAVSMIVNGFCKEVLKELPMEFAAEAKELLNISLEGSVG
- the argH gene encoding argininosuccinate lyase translates to MSNQNNQILKNTNAQILDEFNASIMFDKELYSQDIKGSIAHSQMLWEQGVLTKEEQEAIENGLLQVKEEIESGKFEFTLATEDIHMAVESRLTEIIGEPGKKLHTARSRNDQVATDFRLYVQEKSLSIKDQLKQLVEVFVDVASKHTETLIPGMTHLQHAQPLNFAYHMLAYANMFKRDLERFESSYERNNYSPLGSAALAGTPHNIDRNSTCQKLGFTAPTAHAMDTVSDRDFALEILFNISTSMMHISRISEELITWSSYEFQFVRMSDEYATTSSIMPQKKNPDVPELLRGKTGRVYGNLISLLTVMKGLPLAYNKDTQEDKEGVFDSVKTIEISLKILTEVIKTMIVNVDKMENACKIGHLSATDLADYLVQKQNMAFRTAYYITKDVVAQANSLNKDISELTIDEIRSSNDELKDISEEIVMYLDLRNSMNARTSLGGTSTKQTVYQIEEFKKWLASK
- a CDS encoding SufD family Fe-S cluster assembly protein, with the protein product MRISDLENINLPSKYDEEFRKVDLQALFSYDFKNVKSYELDIVGLDSIEDTNNYENPLFEITKNFEKKQIVLSINSNIPEPICLVHKIKDDETFYTNSIKVEVKKGAKASLIEVFTNTSKNSAYSVNREFHIEEDTDFEYAKVQDINEENTFLYNAIFKQEDNSKCKVSNFELGTGLIVNSYENSIDNKNIEYNLNGLVKSKDSSNTANLIKTIHNNESSTSDINYKHSLKDKAKAVFKAKSIVNKKALYSKAFQNSNTILLSNDATIFAQPHLEILIDELEASHGATTGTLDKDQLLYLESRGISKDKAYDMLLNAFEGQIYDNISDELIKEFIDSYKRDRYV
- a CDS encoding iron-sulfur cluster assembly scaffold protein, whose product is MAKNDLISGSIWDEYSNEVVNRMNNPQHQGEITEERAKELNAKLIIADFGAESCGDAVRLYWAVDESNDKILESKFKSFGCGTAIASSDVMAELCVGKTVDEAVKITNIDVEHALRDNPDTPAVPPQKMHCSVMAYDVIKKAAGEYKGVDMESFEEEEIICECARVTLATIKEVIKLNNLKTVEEITDYTKAGAFCKSCIKPGGHEEKDIYLVDILKDTRASMEEEQLKSAADASQAGSLSFDKMTLVQRIKAIDSLLDDEIRPMLAMDGGNMEIIDIKENLPHYDLYIRYLGSCSGCASGSTGTLYAIESVLQQKIDENLRVLPI
- the greA gene encoding transcription elongation factor GreA, yielding MEKEPMTNAGYAKITGELDFLKSKERPHTVIELDEARQLGDLKENAEYHAAKDKLALIDAQIAELGAVISKAVIIDPSTLPHDRISFGSTVKLVDTATDEEFTYAIVGGVESSAEKGLISFNSPLAKQLLGKEEGDEVTATLPGTTRTFEILEVFYKEFSL